The Macaca nemestrina isolate mMacNem1 chromosome 17, mMacNem.hap1, whole genome shotgun sequence genome contains the following window.
TGGAGATAACAATATACATATTCACAAATCTTAAAACTCAGGTCATGTGTATAAAGCCATTCATGCCCGCGGGAAGAGCTGAGTATAAGGCACTGTCTTGAATAATCCTGTCTTCACCTACCCTACAACTTTATCTCAGAGAAAGTTATCTCAGAGAAAGCCAAAGGTGATGAAGAAATGAGAGCTGTCCTTAGAATGGTCTACTAGAAGCCTGTCCTACAGACAGAGCATGGAAGCTTTAGTTTTCTCTCTAGAGGATGCCACCAGCACACACTTCCACACCTCATATTCCACACACACCTCCCCCTCTTGACATTAAGCAGGAAGGATAGAGAGAGGCTGGTACCCAAGGGAGCTGTTTCTTCTTGTCACATAAGAACAGATGCTGAAATCCTAGGACAGACAGCACAGAAATGTGGCAGCAGGAGGGTGACTCAGAGGAAATGAAACGGTCTCCCCTTCAAGCTATACCAAGGCCCAGAGGAGAACCTCCTTTGAATCACCTGCCTCCTGGGACTCCATAGGGCAGGCACCAATTCTGAGTGCACTACTTAACAGGTTCCAGCTGGGTAGGGATGTGCACAGCCTACCTCCCCACCCTACTGTACCTACCTGAAGGGAGCAGAGGGCAGAGAAACATGAAGGCTGCATTCTTTTTGAACCCAACTTGGCTTCTTCGAGCTGGGGAGGCTCTCCCGCCGAGTCTGCTGCTGCACGTGCGTGCTTCTCATGTGCTGCCAGCCTTAAACTGGAAAGTCCTCTTAGGGTCATGCTCTGTGGAAGACACTGTCCCAATACTGGACACACATAGCTCGCATGTTTACGTAAAACCGCATTAAAGGTGCACTTCAGGATGTGTGGGGAAGCGGGTGTCATGGAGAGAAAGAAGTTCTGGGGTCTCTGTTGAAGGAGTTTGGGGAGGGGTTATCATTGGGGAGAATCTTGTCCTTGAAAAGTTGAACTTGGCTCTGAATTTACTTATTCACCACTACAGTTAAGATGTAAAGAGattttatgggccaggcactgtggcttacgtctataatcccagcactttgggaggccgaggcaggcagatcacttaaggtcaggagttggagacttgcctggctaacatggtgaaagcccgtctctactaaaaatacaaaaattagccaggcatggtggcacacgcctgtaatccctactacttgggaggctgaggcaggagaattgcttgaacctgggaggcagaggttacagtgagccgagatcgtgctattgcattccagcctgggcgacagagcgaaactccatttcaaaaaaaagaaaagatgtaaaGAGATTTTAAGAATGGGAACAacaaagctgggcacagtggctcacgcctgtaatcccagcactttgggaggccaaggcaggcggatcacctgaggtcaggagttcaagaccagcccgaccaacatgataaaaccctgtctctactaaaaataaaaaagttaatcaggtgtgatggctcatacctgtaatcccagctactcaggaggctgagacaggagaatcgctggaacctgggaggcagaggttgcagtgagccttcatcatgccattgcactccagcctgggcaacaagagtgaaactccttctcaaaaaaaaaaaaaaaaaaaagcaataacagTGGTAGAGGTGGGGGTGATGAGAACTTTGTGGTTCCTAAGCTTCCTTCCCCAGCCTGCTCCTCTGATTCCTATCCCCTTGGCCCCTCTCCAGTGCCTTCCCATCACTGACCTGTGTAACTGCTTCCCCACCTCGCCTGTGGAACCAACCAGCCCCCTAACTCCCCTATCATCCCAGGTCTTCCTCTGACCCTTCTGGAGGCTGCTGGTCTTTTATGGTGGGTACCATATGCCAAACAGAGGCTGAGAAATTCTCCTGGAGGTTTTTTGGTGCTGTCTTTGTAAatatgagccaaaaaaaaaaaaaaaaaaaaaaaaaaggactagcTCACAGAAATATTAAGACATCAAAATAACcaaatcagtattttttaaaaataacataccCAGCATGACCATTGACATAACTTCTGATGATCTGGAATCCGAAGAAATAAAATGCCCAAGTACTGGATCTTTTCGCTGCCTGCTGTATCAGATAGTGTCATTATGTTCCCTGTTATAACTGATAGCCTGCAAGGAAGGTTCAGATGTGCCTCCTAAGTCATCATATAGGGAGGGTCagtagatgcttcctcagatgtCTGCATGGTctgcttcctcctttcctttagctctttgttcaaatgtcaccttcttaaAGGTCTTCTCAGAGGACTGTGAAAATGGCTTTCTGGCTTGCCTGTCCCTGACCCTTCACATTCCACACCCCATTTCTGCTCTATTTTCTTTGCAGCACTGATCCCCAACTCACATAATATTTACTTTACCCATTTGTGTATTATATCTTGCACAGAAACGCatgcgtgtacacacacacacacttgattATAAGTTCCATGAcagcaaaatttttcttttgtctactATTGTGTCCCAGTGGCTAGAAAAATATCTGGTACATacaaagcactcaataaatatttgtacagCACATAAAATatgccagtcttgaactcctggcctcaagtgatctgcccgccttggcctcccaaagtgctgggattacaggtataagccaccacacccagccaatatgGTATCATTGATAGgtacattttaattattattagttaaaatgtggtatttgtgaatatttataCATGATCTCCCTCATCCTgaattcctttattcatttacttCACAAATGCTTATTAAATATCTGTCAtccgccaggtgcagtggctcatgcctataatcccagcactttgggaggccgaggcaagcagatcacaaagTTTCTTACAGGGCTTGGTgatgacagatttttttctggttttttttttgtttgtttgtttgagacggagtctggcttcgtcaccaggctggagtgcggtggtgagatctcggctcactgcaacctccacctcccaggttcaaatgattctcctgcctcagcctcccgagtagctgggattacaggcacctgccatcacccccagctaattttttgtatttttagtagagatggggtttcaccatgttggccaggctggtctcaaactcctgaccttgtgatctgcctgtctcggcctcccaaagtgctgggattataggcgtgagccactgtgcccggctgagcctgggagtttgaggctgcagtgaactatgatcacaccactatactccagcctgcctgggtgacagagcaagaccctgtctcaaaaaaaaaaaaaagaaaagtcacattCATTCGTTCTCACAGGGCTCAAAGTCTGGGCGGGGAGAAGGAACACTTGTAAACAAACTAGTAAAGGCTGGgaatggttcacgcctgtatcccaacactctgggaagctgaggtgggaggatcacttgagcctaggagttcaagaccaccatgggcaacatagtgagaccttgatcaccctctgcctccccctccccctccccttctgcctccccctccttctcttccattctttttcttcttcttttttttttttttttttcttttttgaaacaggttctcactcccattgcccaggctggagcacagtggcatgatcatggctctgcagccttgaacccccaggctcaggtgattctcccacctcaggcttctgagtagctaggactacaggtgcacaccaccctacctggctaatttctttgtagttttagtagagaccaggtcttaccatgttgctcaggctggtcttgaactcctgggctcaagccatctgcccacctcagcctcccaaagtgctgggtttacaggtgtgagccactgagcccagccttgagaccttgtttctacaaaaataaaaataaaaacaaaatgatctgGGAGTGGTTGCAtgcaccagtggtcccagctactcgggagactgagatgggaggattgcctgagcccagaaggttgaggctgacgtgagccgagatcgagccactgcactccagcctgggcaacagagtgagaccatgtctcaaacaagcaaaattagtaaaaataatgtttagaGATTGAGAAAAGTGcaatgaaaggaagaaataggAACTGAGATAGAGAATGTGACAGGAGAGACCGATCAAGTCAGATATGGTGGCTGTCAGGAGGACCTTTTGGTAATGATATTTCAGCAGAGGCTTGAAGATAAGAAGGCTTGATGCATTCAGTGAGGAAAACCCCATTCTGTAACCATCTAGGGTAAGTGACTGTGGTCCACAACATAAGAGGGCTTGAAGAGAAGAATAGGGAAGAAATTTTGAGTCAAAAATCTGGGTTCTATTCCCAGTCAACTAGCTGTATGGTCTTGAAAAGGTGACACAACCTCTGAGTCTCTCTTTCCTTAAAATGAGGGTCCATTATGCCTACCTCACAGGTGTGGGCTATATTAGATAACGTATGTGAAGGTGTCAAATGTAAAATACATGCACAGTGTTTTTACCAGTAAATGCATACGTACCACTAACATACATATCACTGGGGTGTGAATTTTCCACTTGCCAGCATATCCTGAAATGAGAGCTTGTCTTTGGTACACTTAGACCAAAGAAACCAAAACATGCTGCAAAGCCCAGTGTCATTGGTGGAGCATTTGTGCTGCTGGGCGTCTGTCTTGCTTTTGATGGTGCCATATCTGTGTCTTAGGAGAGCCTGGGGAGGTGTCTCCGCGGCCATGGTTCCCTTCTGCAAGTAGTGAGAGAGGAATGGGAAAGCCTCTTCACAGAGGAGTGTCCCCAGAACTGTCCTCATGTGCTCTTGCTTATAGACCCTGTCTCGGAGATCTAAAGGGTGATCTGACATATTTGTCCCCATGGTACCTACCAGAGGTCAACAGACAAAAGTGGGCTTTGCTTGTGTTTGCTGCTGGCCCCAGGACAGCCTACAGACACCGGTGCACACCAAAGCCACAGGCCGGAGAGCAGGCAGAAAGCAGGACGAGGGCTGGTCTTGGGGCACCCTGAAGATGCAGAGTTCGGGGCTGTAAGGGACTCGGGAAGGagccaaggagagagggaaaggagaggtGGGGGAAGAAGAGCTGGGGTGAGGGCGGGAGGGGAGAGCGGGGAGAACGAGCAAGAGAACGGGGCCCCGAGGAAAGGAAGGCCACGCGCGAGAGGGGGCCACGGGGCGGGCGCGGAggcggggcggcggcggcgggcagGAGGCGGGCGGCGCTGTCAGTGCGAGGCGGCGAGCGGAATGCAGCGGCCCGAGGCCTGGCCACGTCCACACCCGGGGGAGGGGGCCGCGGCGGCCCAGGCCGGGGGCCTGGCGCCGCCTGTTCGAGCCGGGGAGCCCTCGGGGCTGCGGGTACGGAGCGGGCGGGAGCGGGGGTCCCGGGCggcgggagctgggccgggacGGTGCAGGATTGAGGGGAGCAGCCAACTCAGAACTCGCGCGCCCAGCGGCTGGGAACTTTGTGTCACCCCTGACCGGCCCCAGGACCCGGGAGGAAAAGTTCGTCCCGGCGCCAACCGGCGAGGAGGCCTGTCCTGAGTCCGTCGGCGCGGGGCTGAAGTTCTGGGTCCGTTTGGAGCGGGGGGTGGCGGGTGAGTTGCGATTCCGCGGGGAGGGTAAGGAGTGGCCTGTCCGTCCCAGACTCGCCTCCCATCACCGGTGGGTGATGGGCATGCTGCTGGAGTCCACccgggccagggccagggcctggGGGCGCGCTGAGAGCGCAGGTCCAGCCCGGCCAGGGATCAGCTGGAAGGAGGAGGCTCGGCCCGCTGTCCCCCCCGGCCCAGGTTCTGTGATACACTCCGACTCGGGCTCTGGAGCAGTCAGTGCATGACAGAACTTGGGCCCGGAAGGACCTTCTGCACCCAACGGGCACAGCGCCCACTCGGGGCCTGCAGTGGAACATCTGCCTGGGAATGGAGTGGGCACCTGGGTTGGCCCATGTGGCACAGGGTTGGGCAGAACCAGCTGTGGACCTTGAGGGCTGGGGTTGCTGGAGCCTGAGGGTGTATCCTAGGGCCAGCAGATCCCATAGAGACAGGGTGTCCACCTTGAGCCAGGGGCCAAACAGAACTCTCCTCCCCGGTGTCAGTTGCAGGAACCTTCCCTCTACACCATCAAGGCTGTTTTCATCCTAGATAATGACGGGCGCCGGCTGCTGGCCAAGGTAACCTCTGACCCCACCTGTGAGGGACACAGTTCCCATCCAGCTGACACTCCTGTCTCAGGAGAAACTCCACTGTGGTCTCTGTGACTCAGGGCAGCTCAGCTTAGACCCCTCCAGAAGTCCttctcatcctcctgccttgtcaaGGTGCTGCTCCCTGAAGTGAGGGGTCTCCCCTGTTGCTACTCATGTTCCCTGAAGTGTTTCCTCATCATCGGTACTGGCCAGCTGGACCTGGGCATGGGAAGTTTCTGCCTAATGGATCAGTGGAGTGTTGAGCCTGGGACCCAGGAGTCTTAGTCCCCAAACCCCTACACAAGCTCTTTTGTTCTTTGGGGTTTGTCTCTAAACCTCCTCAAAACCTCCACTTTTGTTCTACAGCTTGGTAAACACTAAGGATTTAGCCTAAGGAGTCTAAGGATTTAGAACCAGATGGGATTTTAGAGACTGTGTAATACAACTCTTTaatttcatagatgaagaaaatgaggtgtAGAGAAGCTAAgtgaattgcctgaggtcacaaGTATTAATATCCTAACAGATCCAaactcatattttatttatttacttatttaattttttcacttCTCCCATTTCACAGGTTTCACAGGCAAACTCAGGTTTTTTTACATTAAGCTCAAGGTGGTTTTCACTGTACCCCCATTCAATTATCTGTTATCTATCCTAGCAAACACGGCCTAAAATAatccaaaaataaatttctgctgtcaACACAATTAATTGTAGTAGAACTGCATCTGCATTAGCTATGAAATGCATTAtaaggccgggcgcaatggctcacacctgtaatcccaacactttgggaggccgaggtgggcagatcactcgaggtcaggagttcaaaaccagcctggccaacatgctgaaaccctgtctctactaaatatacaaaaaattagctgggcatggtggtgggcgcctgtagttacagctactcaagaggctgaggcaggagaattgcttgaacctgggaggtgaaggttgcagtgagccaagatcgcgccattgcactccagcctggacaacaagagagaaactctgtctcaaaaagaaaaagaaaagaaatgcattataaggccaggcgcagtggctgatgcctgtaatcccagcactttgggaggctgagacgggtggactgcttgagcccaggagtgccagaccagcctgggcaacatggcaaaccccatctctacaaaaaaaagtatgaaaattagctgggcgtggtggtgtgcgcctgtagtcccagcgctcGGGGGGGCTAAAGTGGgaagatcgcctgagcctgggaggttgaggctgcagtgagccatgatcgagcTACTGCCCTCCAATCTGGGttatagagtgagaccccatctcaaaaaatagattttctgtttgtttgtttgtttgtttggagctgaaacttttctgtttttatgacatTCAGATAAGCAGCGGCCAGTAGGGAGCTGGCTAATCTGCCTGCAGATTGAGTACTAAGTGGCAAAATCCACATCCAGAAAATTGAAAACTGAGCTGACCACACCTTGCCCCAGCAGATGGTCAGAGGTGGATCAGCAAGGCCAAAGGCTCTTGCTCCCCACAGATTAAGAAAATGAGTAAGAGAAAGAGGCTCACCATtcccaaacaaaaaaacattaatttaGTTATGGGATATGTGCGAGGGATTGTTTCTTAGATATTTAATCTTCACTATAACCCTGTCTGCAGTCAGACCGTCCTTACTGCTCAAACCCAGCTTTGGCCTCACAACTGTGAGATGTTGGGGAGGTTAcctgacttctttttttgttttgtttgtttgtttgtttgttttgttttcttgagacagagtctcactctgctgcccagactggagttcagtgacgcgatctcgactcactgcaacctctgcctcccgggttcaagtgattctcctgcctcagcctcccaagtagcagggattacaggcgcccaccaccatacccggctaatttttttttttttttttgagacagagtcttgctctgtcacccaggctggagtgcagtggcgtgatctcggctcactgcaagctccgcctcccggattcacgccattctcctgcctcagcctccctcgtagctgggactacaggcgcccgccaccacgcccagctaatttttttgtatttttagtagagacagggtttcaccgtgttagccaggatggtctcgatcttctaacctcgtgatccgcccgcctcggcctcccaaagtgctgggattataggcgtgagccaccgcgccctgccattttttttttttttttgtatatttagtagagacgggttttcaccatgttagcaaagctggtcttgaacgcctgacctcaggtgatccatctgccttggcctcccaaagtgctgggattacaggcatgagccaccatgcccggccgttaCCTGACTTCTTGATGccccagtttccccatctgtgtaatggggataataaagtagctgttgttattatcattattattgtttaagAAGGTGTGCTGGTTTTGCCATCTTTCCTGTAGACTCCGGGTGCTGTAGAATTAGTGTGCGCTAGTGACCATGCCAATCCTTAGCACCCTGCACATCTGCTGAATGTACAAGATCCTCCAAGAAACCAGAGGGGACTCCAAAAGCAGGCCTCAATATCCCTCTACTTTTTGGGACTTTCTTTGCTCAGAATTTCTTTTGGAGGGGgcggagcatggtggctcacgcctgtaatcccagcactttgggaggccaaggcaggtggatcacctgatgtcgggagttcaagaccagccagaccaacatggagaaaccccgtctcgactaaaaatacaaaattagccgggcgtggtggcacatgcctgtaatcccagctactcaggaggctgaggcaggagaattgcttcaacccaggaggtggaggttgtggtgagccgagatcgtgccattgcactccagcctgtgcaataagaacaaaattccatctaaaaaaataataataatttgttttggAGGAACTAGTGAGCCAACAGGCCTAGGGTGCAGTAATGGAGAGATGGGGCAGGGAAGCAGGATCCCGCTTGCCCAGCACCTAATCTTTCCTGCCCCCAAATCTAGGGAGGATCCAGGCTGTGTGGAAAGCTATggtcccttctccttccctttctcataGTATTATGATGACACATTCCCCTCCATGAAGGAGCAGATGGTTTTCGAGAAAAATGTCTTCAACAAGACCAGCCGGACTGAGAGTAAGTGTCCCCCTCTTTCTCCACCAGACTATCAGATGCACACTGTCATCTTCTCCAACTGGACACATCTGTCCCCATCAGCCTTGCACACCCACAGGCCATTTCCCTTTCTTCAGAGGCTTTTTGTCCTCTCCTTCCCAGGTGTTCTCTACTCCCTTCCTCCAGGGAACCTCCACTCCCTGTCACTCTCCAATCCCCCTGACTACCTATCCCCCCAGCATCCCCAGGCCTCTCTGTAGCTGAGGAGGCCAACTGTATTGTGGTCCCAACCTGAATCTGGTCCCAAGGTGCTGCACAGGGTGGGAGCGTGGACAGGAGGTAAACTAGTCAACAACTGGGCTTGTTGACTCCTTGGCCTGAGGCAGTCCCTAGAAATAGAGTATCGATAAGGGGAAGGACATGGGGCAGCCTAATGGTAGTGTCCCTAGTGCTATCTTTCCAAGGGTTCtctagaaaggggagaaggaaaTAAGAGGAAAGTCACAGAGTCATAGTTGAGGAGGAAGGGCTAGGCTGGGACCAGGCAAGGTGGCCAGTACTGAAAGCTCCCTCCATTTCTAGGTGAGATTGCATTTTTTGGGGGTATGACCATCGTCTACAAGAACAGCATTGACCTCTTCCTATACGTGGTGGGCTCATCCTACGAGAATGAGGTGAATTCAGGAGGTTGGGGCAGTAAAAAGGGCTGTCTATGGGGAAATGTTATCTGGAATCTGGGCTTGAGGCTGGGACCTGGAGGCTCACCATTGGACCCCTCCTGCTAGGCTCCATGAGGTAGAGGGGGGCAGCAAGAAGGGTTCTTTCTGGGACAATGTGTATCCTCGATAACCCTTAGTTTCCTTGGGAACCAGGAATGAAGTCATCACTTCATCTGCAAGGGAGGCTTTGTCCTTCTTAGACATAACTAGAGAAAGATACACTAAATGTCTCCCAGTGGAGAACTCCAGTTTCCCAGCCCAGACACATGGAAGTTCCCTCTAACGTCACACTGCAGTCAGTTTCCAGCCCAGGCCTCGGAAAAGGGAGAACTCTCCATTGCTGCCCACACAGGTGGGCTCCAAGTGCTTCCTTTGACCTTCTCAATCTCAAGCTCTCTTGTTTTCCTCCTCCCGTATCTGCCCATCCCAGCTGATGCTCATGTCTGTTCTTACCTGCCTGTTTGAGTCTCTGAACCACATGTTAAGGTGAGTGAGGTTCTCTGCCCTCCAAGGCCCCATCCCCCAGGCCCTGATATGTCACAGGGCACTTCCTCCCTGTTTATCTCCTGAGGTCCCCACAAGACTAAGACAATCTAAAAAGAAAAGTTCATAGTCGACACAATGAACCAAAGTAGGGCTATGCTATAGCATCTAACCTAGTTGTGAAACGCATTCGGGGTCCTGTGGTGGGTGCCGGCGTGTCAAGGCACAAAGTATGGGAGGTTGGACGAGGTGGGGTATAAGGAAGCAGAACTGCCCTTTGCTCAGGAATGCCTTGCACGGGCTCTGTGCTCACTGCCCTTCACATTCTCCTTCCCAATCCTTGTTTGGTGAGGGGTGAATGAGACAGGCTTTGGAGAGTGGGGTCAGCCTCACCTAGGCAGGGACTCAGTTCCTCCCAGCCACAGGGAGGCTCAGGAGCTTGTGTCCACTTTCAGGAAGAACGTGGAGAAGCGCTGGTTGCTGGAGAACATGGACGGAGCCTTCTTGGTGCTGGATGAGATTGTGGATGGCGGGTGAGGAGGGGACAGTCAGGGACACTCACAGCAGGAGTGCCTTTGGGAGTCATCAGCCCCAGATGGCACCCAGCATGGCCAGAACTCTGACCAACTTTTCACTCCCTTCCCCCAGCATATTCCCAGGGATCCCATTCCCCTACCCCTTCCCCTTACTAGCACCCCACCCTAGAAGATGGAAGTTAATTTCAATGTTAGCCAAAGTCAAGCCAAACAAAATAGTAACCTGATGTCAAACTATGGGAGACTATTGAATAGGCAGGGTTTGGGGAAAATCCAGTTTGGTCTCCAATGCCCAGGGGAAGCACTGGCACAGATGCTGACCCTCTCTGGAAGGACTTCAGACAGTCCCACCAGCCCCACATGTCCTGCTCTTAGGGCTCAATTCCAGCACCAGCTAGATGCGTGACCTGGGTCAATTACTGACTCTCCCCCAGCCTTACTTTCTCCATCTTTAGGATGGAGGTAATAAGGGATTGtagggattaaatgagaaaatacatgtgaAGCTTATGGTTCTCATTCAATAGATGTTGCCTCCTATTGGTATGCTAGTATATTCTTAGGAAGTTAGGagctcttttaaaaaagttgGTTCGTGAATTTCCATCAGGGGACCAatattgagagagaaaaattctggctttggggaaaacaataacaaaaatttctattttttttttttttt
Protein-coding sequences here:
- the LOC105472304 gene encoding coatomer subunit zeta-2; translation: MQRPEAWPRPHPGEGAAAAQAGGLAPPVRAGEPSGLRLQEPSLYTIKAVFILDNDGRRLLAKYYDDTFPSMKEQMVFEKNVFNKTSRTESEIAFFGGMTIVYKNSIDLFLYVVGSSYENELMLMSVLTCLFESLNHMLRKNVEKRWLLENMDGAFLVLDEIVDGGVILESDPQQVIQKVNFRADDGGLTEQSVAQVLQSAKEQIKWSLLK